The genomic region GTTTGCCGGGCCTCGGAGGGGATGTCAACCGGGCCCGCTTTTGGCCCGGTTGACATCCCCTCCGAGGTCTGGCTCGCTCTGGATCGCTGGACGGGGGAGCCACCACCGCAACGCAACCACCAACGCAACCGGCAGCCGCTCTAAGCAACAGGCGTGCCATCTACCTGAGAGTGGCGGAGGTGGAGGGCTTCTTTGGGAGTGTCGGGGTCTGGGGCGGAGCCCCAGCAACACCCGAACCGCCAGGTTCGGCACAGCGCACGCCGGTGCCCCCTCAGGGCCGCCCCAACGACGTGCACGTGAACCCCGCCCGCCGAATGACATCCGGATCCAGGATGTTCCGCGTGTCCACAACCACCGGCTGCCGGACGGTCTCAGCCAACCGAGCCCAGTCCAGCGAGCGGAAGTCCGGCCACTCGGTCAGCACCACAAGCGCGTCCACGTCCTTCGCCGCCTGATAAGCGTCGTCCACAACGGACACCGACCCCAGGTCCGTGCCCCCGGCCAGCGCCGGGTCGTACCCCACGAGCTCAGCTCCGGCCTGCTTCAGCAGCGCCGCCACCGCCAGCGCCGGCGAGTCGCGCAGGTCGTCCGTGCCCGCCTTGAACGTGAGCCCCAGCAGCCCGAGGCGGACGTGCGAGAGCGAGCCGCCGCGCTTGCCGGTGACGGCCAGGCGGACCTTCTCGACCATCCGGGTGCGCTGGCGTTCGTTGGTGTCGATCGTGGCGCGCAGCAGGCGGAACTCGAAGTCGGCGGCGTCGGCGGCCTGGAGCATCGCGTGCGTGTCCTTGGGCAGGCACGAGCCGCCCCAGCCGGGGCCGGGCGAGAGGAACGACTGGCCGATGCGCTTGTCGTAGCCCATGCCCTCGGTGACGTCGGTGATGTTGGCGCCGAGCCGCTCGCACAGCTCCGCGACCGCGTTGACGTAGGAGAGCTTCATGGCCAGGAAGCAGTTCGCCGCGTACTTGACCAGCTCGGCCGAGGCCGCGTCGGTCAGCACAGTCGGTGCGCCCAGGCGGGCGTACAGGGCCGCCACGCGCTCGGCGGCGTCCTGCTGGTCGCAGCCGACGACGATGCGGTCCGGGTTCAGGAAGTCGTGCACGGCGGAGCCCTCGCGGAGGAACTCCGGGTTCGACACGACGGCCACGTCGTCGCGGCGCAACAGCTCCGCGGTGCGCACGGCGGTGCCCACGGGCACGGTCGACTTGTTCACGATCACGCAGCCCGACGGCAGCAGGTCGCGGGTCTCGTCCACAACGGACTCCACGGCCTGCAGGTCGGCGATGCCGCCCACGCCCATCGGCGTCGGCACGCAGAGGAACACGACCTCGGCGTCGGCGACCGCGGCCGACGCGCCGACGACGAACGAGAGCCTGCCCGAGGCCAGGCCGCCGCTCACCAGGTCAGCGAGGCCCGGTTCGAGGATGTCGACCTCGCCGCGCGAGAGCCGGTCGACCTTCGCCTCGTCGACGTCCGCGCACACCACGCGGTGCCCCAGTGACGCGAGACACGCGCCCGTGGTCAGGCCGACGTAGCCGGTGCCGACGACGGCGATCCTTCTGACGAACATCATTCTCCCGTTCGGTTCACGGCGAACGCGCGGAGAACGGCGTCGTCGCTCACGTCGATCATCTTGTTGCCCCACTGGTCGGTGCCGGCGGCCAGTTCAGGTCTACCGTCCGGGAACGGTCCGCGCGACACAAATCCGGTGAGTCCGTCGAAGACCGAGACGTACGCCTCAGCCTGCGGGCGCCAGTCCAGCACGGCCTCGCAGCGGCGGCGGCCCTCGAAGCCGAGCCGCGCGCGCCGTTCCGCGTCGTCGAGCAGGTCGAGCAGCGACGTCGTGAACTTCTCCACGTCACCCGGCTCGACGTAGACGGCGCACTCACCGGCCGAGACCACGGTCTCGGTCAGCCGGTAGGACAGCACCGGCAACGCGTAGGCCATGTACTCCATCGTCTTGTTCATGGTGGACACGTCGTTCAGCGGCGACAGCGGGTCCGGGCCGAGGCCCACGGCGGCCGTCGACAGGTAGCGGGTGATCTGCTCGGGACCGACCCGGCCGGTGAACTCGACGTACGGGTCGAGGCCCCACGCCGTGGACTGCTTCTTCAGGTCCTCCAGGCAGTCACCGAAGCCGAGCAGGGCGAAGCGGACATCGCTGCGGCCGTGGTCGAACACGACCCGCCGCGCGACCTCCAGCACGCCGTCCACACCGTCCTGCGGGCCCATGATGCCGAGGTAGGCCACCAGATGCTTGCCACCGCGGCGCAGCTCGTCCACGCCCTCGACCGGCCGCATGACCGTCGTGTCCGGGCCCGAGCGGACGACCGTGGTGTGCTCCACGGGCACGTCACCGCGCGTCCAGGCGATCTTCTGGTACGAGGTGTTGGTCGAGGTCACCCGGTTCGCCGTGCGGAACGTGCGGCGCTCCAGCCACTTCAAGACCCGGTACTGCAGCTTGCCCGCGAACCCGGCCGGCTCGCCGAAGCGGGACAGGAAGACCTCGGGGTTGAGGTCGTGGTGGTCGAAGACGAACTTCACGCCGCCGAGCCGCCACAGCAGCGCGAGCGCCCAGTAGGTGTCCGGCGGGTTGCACGCCTGCATCACGTCGAACGGCCGGCGCGCCCGCACCTTCACGCTCAGCAACGCGGTGCGCACCCAGCAGTACAGGAACTCCCAGGCGTAGCCCAGCGCGCCCTCGGCCTGCGGCGGCGTGGCGTACTTGTAGATGTGCACCCCGTCGAGCAGCTGGTATGCGGGGTCACCCGGTCCCTTGGGGCAGATGACCGAGACCTCGTAGCCGGCCGCGGTCAGCGCACGGCACTCGAGCCACACCCGCCGATCCAGTGGCACCGGCAGGTTCTGCACGATGATCAACACGTGCGGTGCGCTCACAGCTAAGACCTCTCACCGGGGAACCGGGCCAACGCTCACTAAGTCGTTCCACCAACGGGTGTGCGTTACCTCGTGGTGCGGTCGCTCGACCACTCGGCGGTCACGCCGGTGAGCCGGCGCCAGCGGGCGAGCACCTTCTCCACGGCGAGCACCGCGAGGAAGCACACCGCGTCCGGCCGCGTCACCTCACGCGACCGGACCAACGCGCGCAGCTGTCCCAGCGCGAGCGGCGGTTCGTGCCCGGTGACGCCGAGTGCGTCCAGCTGCTGGTTGCCCAGCCGGACGCGGGCCCGGCGGCGGACCAGCGCGGACATCGTCCTGGCCGGCCGCACGACCGCGCGCGCCGAGGGGACGGTGCTCTTCTCCCCCAACGAGAACCTGCGCTGGACGTAGCCGTCGTCGTTGACTATCGCGGGCATGGGAAAGATCCGGGCGTGGCCGCGTTCGGTCACCATGTACGCGCCCGTGCCCGACAGGCCGCGGCGCTGCGCGAGCAGCCGCGCGATCGTGCGGTGGAACCCCGCCGCGACCCGCGAGCAGCCGGTCAGGTCGAGCTCCGGCACCGGCGCGCAGGCCAGCAGCGTGTCGTCGGCGGTGAGCTCGGACACCATGGCGCGCAACGACTCCGCCGTCAGGTCCACGTCCGCGTCCAGGTACACCCGCGGGAACGTGGCGCACACCTCGTCACCCAGCGCGAGCGCGTGCACCTTCCCCGGCACCGGCGTCTCCACGACCTTCACGCCCGCCGCACGGGCGACCTCGGCGGTGGCGTCGGTGCACGCGTTGGCCACGA from Lentzea guizhouensis harbors:
- a CDS encoding glycosyltransferase, with translation MTPPVAGVVIPAHNEERGIARCLSLLGPDFDVVVVANACTDATAEVARAAGVKVVETPVPGKVHALALGDEVCATFPRVYLDADVDLTAESLRAMVSELTADDTLLACAPVPELDLTGCSRVAAGFHRTIARLLAQRRGLSGTGAYMVTERGHARIFPMPAIVNDDGYVQRRFSLGEKSTVPSARAVVRPARTMSALVRRRARVRLGNQQLDALGVTGHEPPLALGQLRALVRSREVTRPDAVCFLAVLAVEKVLARWRRLTGVTAEWSSDRTTR
- a CDS encoding UDP-glucose dehydrogenase family protein; the protein is MFVRRIAVVGTGYVGLTTGACLASLGHRVVCADVDEAKVDRLSRGEVDILEPGLADLVSGGLASGRLSFVVGASAAVADAEVVFLCVPTPMGVGGIADLQAVESVVDETRDLLPSGCVIVNKSTVPVGTAVRTAELLRRDDVAVVSNPEFLREGSAVHDFLNPDRIVVGCDQQDAAERVAALYARLGAPTVLTDAASAELVKYAANCFLAMKLSYVNAVAELCERLGANITDVTEGMGYDKRIGQSFLSPGPGWGGSCLPKDTHAMLQAADAADFEFRLLRATIDTNERQRTRMVEKVRLAVTGKRGGSLSHVRLGLLGLTFKAGTDDLRDSPALAVAALLKQAGAELVGYDPALAGGTDLGSVSVVDDAYQAAKDVDALVVLTEWPDFRSLDWARLAETVRQPVVVDTRNILDPDVIRRAGFTCTSLGRP
- a CDS encoding glycosyltransferase family 4 protein, which codes for MSAPHVLIIVQNLPVPLDRRVWLECRALTAAGYEVSVICPKGPGDPAYQLLDGVHIYKYATPPQAEGALGYAWEFLYCWVRTALLSVKVRARRPFDVMQACNPPDTYWALALLWRLGGVKFVFDHHDLNPEVFLSRFGEPAGFAGKLQYRVLKWLERRTFRTANRVTSTNTSYQKIAWTRGDVPVEHTTVVRSGPDTTVMRPVEGVDELRRGGKHLVAYLGIMGPQDGVDGVLEVARRVVFDHGRSDVRFALLGFGDCLEDLKKQSTAWGLDPYVEFTGRVGPEQITRYLSTAAVGLGPDPLSPLNDVSTMNKTMEYMAYALPVLSYRLTETVVSAGECAVYVEPGDVEKFTTSLLDLLDDAERRARLGFEGRRRCEAVLDWRPQAEAYVSVFDGLTGFVSRGPFPDGRPELAAGTDQWGNKMIDVSDDAVLRAFAVNRTGE